One Chitinophagales bacterium DNA window includes the following coding sequences:
- a CDS encoding heavy metal-binding domain-containing protein, whose product MKTKAILSLIIFLFVGMHFSACSNSGKENNTTQQTVEGDKWMCPMKCEGDLLHDNPGNCAICGMELKKVEE is encoded by the coding sequence ATGAAAACAAAAGCAATCCTCAGTCTGATAATTTTCTTATTTGTAGGAATGCATTTCAGCGCATGTAGCAATTCAGGCAAGGAAAACAATACTACTCAACAAACAGTAGAAGGTGACAAATGGATGTGCCCCATGAAATGTGAGGGAGATTTACTTCATGATAATCCCGGAAATTGTGCTATTTGTGGCATGGAGTTGAAGAAGGTTGAGGAATAG